In Desulfarculaceae bacterium, the following are encoded in one genomic region:
- a CDS encoding carboxypeptidase-like regulatory domain-containing protein, producing MIRPWIMYAVIARIFVLLLAVVLFAPGVWAGLEFPGANVAGTVTDQNGTPLTGVHVRITNKGDGRSRVAVTNAQGKYAFRFIPEGVYAIAVNIEGFKTQKRSCPVASQQGGGVKSITVDFILQVKPGEKLVVSGPDDGDWKRGQSEY from the coding sequence ATGATACGTCCCTGGATCATGTATGCCGTAATTGCCAGAATTTTCGTCCTGCTGTTAGCCGTGGTCCTGTTTGCCCCGGGGGTTTGGGCGGGTTTGGAATTCCCCGGAGCCAATGTCGCGGGCACCGTCACGGACCAGAACGGGACGCCTTTGACCGGCGTACACGTACGCATAACCAACAAGGGCGACGGCCGCAGCAGGGTCGCCGTGACCAATGCCCAGGGCAAGTATGCTTTTCGATTCATACCCGAGGGCGTTTACGCCATCGCGGTCAATATAGAGGGCTTCAAGACCCAGAAACGAAGTTGTCCCGTGGCGAGCCAGCAAGGCGGGGGCGTTAAAAGCATCACTGTTGATTTTATTCTGCAAGTGAAACCTGGCGAAAAACTGGTTGTGTCGGGCCCTGACGACGGTGACTGGAAACGCGGCCAATCAGAATATTGA
- a CDS encoding TolC family protein translates to MRRVLALICCLALLGPLSALAQGREEPGVKAGKQMEILTAPPDPKDVPVTGGKRRVPLKLLDTIRLGMTDNIEVKKGILDRATSVENLLLAERIFEPEFNITGGYAYNAGSDQDNRNLGVEVTKRLETAGRLSFSWNQANILDRNAGSTDNQATLSAKLTQPLLRGAGITVGTAEVVQAQYSEAQEFQSFRSLLMGKLTEIQAAYWDLLLALENRLSAIRALEASRNQLKKNKMLIQAGRMPAADLVQTEQEVARNEVNLLNQDLAVENANRTLVNLLDLNETIVILPIEGFIFRAVKVDYQALADQAFKTNTNILTQQISVKNAKLNLKLAESNALDEVNLEIGTSQTGSGGSPGEALDEAKNLGSGWSGSVVFNIPLGLPRDRLQQQVTIAKRSLIKTKLDLHQASRNLRQSIRDRVNDVERNLRQIKIGQQSLNLAQRKYDIQLVKLELGKANNYQVLLFHRDLVSAADSLHGSIASYLKSLAQLDELVGTALATWNIQVVKPVPPHLPKLNLKGLEVPAPFK, encoded by the coding sequence TTGCGGCGAGTACTGGCATTAATCTGTTGCCTGGCCCTGCTGGGGCCGCTGAGCGCCCTGGCCCAGGGGCGGGAGGAGCCCGGGGTCAAGGCCGGCAAGCAGATGGAGATCCTCACCGCGCCGCCCGACCCCAAGGACGTGCCGGTGACCGGGGGCAAACGCCGGGTGCCCTTGAAGCTCTTGGACACCATCCGCCTGGGCATGACCGACAACATTGAGGTGAAAAAGGGCATCCTGGACCGGGCCACCTCGGTGGAGAACCTGCTGCTGGCCGAGCGCATCTTCGAGCCGGAGTTCAACATCACCGGCGGCTACGCCTACAACGCGGGCAGCGACCAGGACAACCGCAACCTGGGGGTGGAGGTGACCAAGCGGCTGGAGACCGCGGGCCGCCTGAGCTTCTCCTGGAACCAGGCCAACATCCTGGACCGCAACGCCGGCTCCACCGACAACCAGGCCACCCTGAGCGCCAAGCTGACCCAGCCCCTGCTGCGCGGGGCGGGCATCACCGTGGGCACCGCCGAGGTGGTCCAGGCCCAGTACAGCGAGGCCCAGGAGTTCCAGAGTTTCCGCTCTCTGCTCATGGGCAAGCTCACCGAGATACAGGCCGCCTATTGGGACCTGCTGTTGGCCCTGGAGAACCGCCTGAGCGCCATCCGGGCCCTGGAGGCCAGCCGCAACCAGCTAAAGAAGAACAAGATGCTCATCCAGGCCGGCCGCATGCCCGCCGCGGACTTGGTGCAGACCGAGCAGGAGGTGGCCCGCAACGAGGTGAACCTGCTCAACCAGGACCTGGCCGTGGAGAACGCCAACCGCACCCTGGTCAACCTGCTGGACCTGAACGAGACCATCGTGATCCTGCCCATCGAGGGCTTCATCTTCCGGGCGGTGAAGGTGGACTACCAGGCCCTGGCCGACCAGGCCTTCAAGACCAACACCAACATCCTCACCCAACAGATATCGGTGAAAAACGCCAAGCTGAACCTGAAGTTGGCCGAGTCAAACGCCCTGGACGAGGTTAACCTGGAGATCGGCACCAGCCAGACCGGCAGCGGCGGCAGCCCGGGCGAGGCCCTGGACGAGGCCAAGAACCTGGGCTCGGGCTGGAGCGGCTCGGTGGTGTTCAACATCCCCCTGGGCCTGCCCCGTGACCGTTTGCAGCAGCAGGTGACCATAGCCAAGCGCAGCCTGATCAAGACCAAGCTGGATTTGCACCAGGCCAGCCGCAACCTGCGCCAGAGCATCCGCGACCGGGTCAACGACGTGGAGCGCAATCTGCGCCAGATCAAGATCGGCCAGCAGTCGCTCAACCTGGCCCAGAGGAAGTACGACATTCAGCTGGTCAAGCTGGAGCTGGGCAAGGCCAACAACTATCAGGTGCTCCTGTTCCACCGCGACCTGGTGAGCGCGGCCGACTCGCTGCACGGCTCAATCGCCAGCTATCTGAAATCCCTGGCCCAACTGGACGAATTGGTGGGCACCGCCCTCGCGACCTGGAACATCCAGGTGGTCAAGCCGGTGCCGCCCCATCTGCCCAAGCTGAATCTCAAGGGCCTGGAGGTGCCGGCTCCTTTCAAGTAG
- a CDS encoding diguanylate cyclase yields the protein MSDPIRLLLVEDSKTYSMLIQGILAEMTRESYLVQAADALEPAIAAAGDFDPDVILLDLFLPDSEGLDTLRRMKSAFPDKAIVVLSSLDDEGTAFQAIRDGAQDYLFKSETDPKTLERAIRYSRERNQIEQALLRSQNLVREMLDSIQAGIVVIDPHDRRFVDANSVALDMFGASNGEVLGEVCHRYLCPDNNDQCPITHRGLTADYSEGQLRRADGERTPILKTAALVNLDGKERLVESFMDISALKEVEQELRHLSLTDELTGIANRRQFMYTAALETKRAARYGQAISLLNIDVDEFKKINDTLGHHAGDLVLRKLAKLISQELRDSDIFGRVGGEEFGIILLETSSEAALEVAERLRKKIEGHAFQAEGQEISCTISLGLASFDPETDDLDSWHNRADQALYLAKEKGRNRAEAL from the coding sequence ATGTCCGATCCCATACGCCTGCTTCTGGTCGAGGACAGCAAAACCTACAGCATGCTCATCCAGGGCATCTTGGCGGAGATGACCCGCGAATCGTATTTGGTCCAAGCGGCCGACGCCTTGGAACCGGCCATCGCGGCGGCCGGGGACTTCGACCCGGATGTAATCCTTTTGGACCTGTTTCTGCCCGATAGCGAGGGGCTGGACACCCTGCGCCGCATGAAGAGCGCCTTTCCGGACAAGGCCATCGTGGTGCTCAGCAGCCTGGATGACGAGGGCACGGCCTTTCAGGCCATCAGGGACGGCGCCCAGGACTACCTGTTCAAATCTGAGACCGACCCCAAAACCCTGGAACGGGCCATCCGCTATTCCCGGGAGAGGAACCAGATCGAGCAGGCCCTGCTGCGCAGCCAAAACCTGGTGCGCGAGATGTTGGACTCCATCCAGGCGGGCATCGTGGTAATCGATCCCCACGATCGCCGCTTCGTGGACGCCAACTCCGTGGCCCTGGACATGTTCGGAGCCTCCAATGGCGAGGTCTTGGGCGAGGTGTGCCACCGCTATCTTTGCCCGGACAACAACGACCAGTGCCCCATCACCCACCGGGGGTTGACGGCGGACTACTCCGAGGGCCAGCTCCGCAGGGCCGACGGCGAAAGGACGCCCATACTCAAGACCGCGGCTCTGGTCAATCTGGACGGCAAAGAGCGCTTGGTGGAAAGCTTCATGGACATCTCGGCCCTGAAGGAGGTGGAGCAGGAGCTGCGCCATCTTTCCCTGACCGACGAGCTGACCGGCATCGCCAACCGGCGCCAGTTCATGTACACCGCCGCCCTGGAGACCAAGCGGGCCGCGCGCTACGGCCAGGCCATATCCCTGCTCAACATCGATGTGGACGAATTCAAGAAGATCAACGACACCCTGGGCCATCATGCCGGCGATCTGGTGCTGCGCAAGCTGGCCAAGCTGATCAGCCAAGAGCTGCGCGACAGCGACATTTTCGGCCGGGTGGGCGGAGAGGAGTTCGGCATCATCCTCCTGGAGACCTCCTCGGAGGCCGCCCTGGAGGTGGCCGAAAGGCTACGCAAAAAAATTGAAGGCCACGCCTTCCAGGCCGAGGGCCAAGAGATATCCTGCACCATCAGCCTGGGGCTGGCTTCCTTTGACCCCGAAACCGACGACCTGGATTCCTGGCATAACCGGGCCGACCAGGCCCTGTACCTGGCCAAGGAAAAGGGCCGCAACCGGGCGGAGGCCCTTTAG
- a CDS encoding efflux RND transporter periplasmic adaptor subunit, with protein sequence MVREIPASRIISALNVGVVVLQGDGSVASLNPAAAQILGLDAAEAQGKPLAQVLPEHDSNQPLLSLARDLVESGQELDQSEAEYHHPGGKPRQLLVSGWPEGGEGWVLVLEDVSHAAELAEAGKAQQQELRVAYQKLEAQNQSLKEAQARGWRMKLAAAALLLAFIGALIWWYEVDYLPQEGSPTSSEQAAADQDLADFRTAQAQTQDLMVTVPARGMLEPLEMVTVSAQAGGHVEALDFKLGQEVPKGQVLLRLDQRELLPKVRNAESALLKARAKMNELENWHRRPEFKQAQRGLDMARRELERKERQLAETQRLHKLGIVAGQDLENARAAVLQAQHALATSTENLSKAKEQASPAQLRIARLDLLNAKLALDEAKAQLASTVVRAPVAGVVMPPMGGDRPGRLPERGAKVAEGQALLCLGSLSHLGVKALVDESEVRRIAVGGQAMVTVPALGPRKLEARVVSVAPQAQNRSSSPQFPVVVELTKLPAELRGSLRLGMSASVLFIASQARGAVVVPIPAVNFDDGSPRVRLPSGQGSRWQAVKTGISDHEFVQITSGLKPGQKILY encoded by the coding sequence GTGGTCCGCGAGATTCCCGCCAGCCGCATAATCAGTGCCTTGAATGTGGGCGTGGTGGTTCTCCAGGGCGACGGGTCCGTTGCTTCCCTCAACCCGGCGGCCGCCCAAATCCTGGGCCTGGACGCCGCCGAGGCCCAGGGCAAGCCCCTGGCTCAGGTACTTCCCGAGCACGACTCCAACCAGCCGCTGCTATCCCTGGCCCGGGACCTGGTGGAGTCCGGCCAGGAGCTGGACCAGAGCGAGGCCGAGTACCATCATCCGGGCGGCAAGCCCCGGCAACTTTTGGTCTCGGGCTGGCCCGAGGGGGGCGAGGGCTGGGTCCTGGTCCTGGAGGACGTGAGTCACGCGGCCGAGCTGGCCGAGGCCGGCAAGGCCCAACAGCAGGAGCTGCGCGTTGCCTACCAGAAGCTGGAGGCCCAGAACCAGAGCCTCAAAGAGGCCCAGGCCCGGGGCTGGCGCATGAAGCTGGCCGCGGCCGCCCTGCTGCTGGCCTTTATCGGCGCACTCATCTGGTGGTACGAGGTGGACTATCTGCCCCAGGAGGGCTCGCCCACGTCCAGCGAACAAGCCGCCGCCGACCAGGACCTGGCCGACTTCCGAACCGCCCAGGCCCAGACCCAGGACCTCATGGTCACGGTGCCGGCCCGGGGCATGCTGGAACCCCTGGAAATGGTCACCGTCTCGGCCCAGGCCGGGGGCCACGTGGAGGCCCTGGATTTCAAGCTGGGACAGGAGGTGCCCAAGGGTCAGGTGCTGCTGCGCCTGGACCAGCGGGAGCTGCTGCCCAAGGTGCGCAACGCGGAGTCGGCCCTGCTCAAGGCCCGGGCCAAGATGAACGAGCTGGAGAACTGGCACCGCAGGCCCGAGTTCAAGCAGGCCCAACGCGGCCTGGACATGGCCCGCCGGGAGTTGGAGCGCAAGGAGAGGCAGTTGGCCGAGACCCAGCGCCTGCACAAGCTGGGCATCGTGGCTGGTCAGGATTTGGAGAACGCCCGCGCGGCGGTGCTACAGGCCCAGCACGCCCTGGCCACCTCCACCGAGAACCTGAGCAAGGCCAAGGAGCAGGCCTCCCCGGCCCAGCTGCGCATCGCCCGCCTCGATCTCTTGAACGCCAAGCTGGCCCTGGACGAGGCCAAGGCCCAGCTGGCCAGCACCGTGGTGCGGGCTCCGGTGGCCGGGGTGGTCATGCCCCCCATGGGCGGCGACCGGCCGGGCCGCCTGCCCGAGCGGGGGGCCAAGGTGGCCGAGGGCCAGGCCCTACTCTGTCTGGGCTCGCTCAGCCACCTGGGGGTCAAGGCCCTGGTGGACGAGTCCGAGGTTCGGCGCATAGCGGTGGGTGGCCAGGCCATGGTCACGGTGCCCGCCTTGGGGCCGCGCAAGCTGGAGGCTCGGGTGGTTTCCGTGGCGCCCCAGGCCCAGAACCGGAGCTCGAGCCCCCAGTTCCCGGTGGTGGTGGAGCTGACCAAGCTGCCCGCTGAGCTGCGAGGCAGCCTGCGCCTGGGCATGAGCGCCTCGGTGCTGTTCATCGCCTCCCAGGCCCGGGGCGCGGTGGTGGTGCCCATCCCGGCGGTGAACTTCGACGACGGCTCCCCCCGGGTGCGCCTGCCCTCGGGCCAGGGCTCCCGCTGGCAGGCGGTCAAGACCGGCATCAGCGACCATGAGTTCGTGCAGATCACCTCGGGCCTCAAGCCCGGCCAGAAGATCCTCTACTAG
- a CDS encoding ABC transporter permease, producing MILLVNLKEAVRSLLASKQRTLLALLGVIIGIGSVMAMLAIGETIKAESMRQYQAMGTDILTIRPEAQPRPGEPWGAMAVITPEDMTRLARYSRAIRRYSLIVETSATLRAGRAKLENATLNGVQAAYRQIKRLKMARGRFISPLDQGRHHLVLGSQVARDLDRAGAPRPLRELTIKGRIYKVIGVLAPADLGYDSDTVNRAAFAPVGMALRMDGQTGAGSAVVQVKRGTDHAAAGAELNRLMQGFTHGRVSLEVESPKQLLQQMAAQMRLLTLLLAAVGSISLVVGGVGIMNMMLVSVAERRREIGIRRAMGAQKGYITFQFLVESVILSGAGGIIGIAAGLGGAWLAADMQKWQFQMPLDAVGLCLGVALGVGLFFGYYPARKAAGMQIIDALKTE from the coding sequence GTGATCCTGCTGGTCAACCTCAAGGAGGCGGTGCGCAGCCTGTTGGCCTCCAAGCAGCGCACCCTCCTGGCTCTCTTGGGGGTGATCATCGGCATCGGCAGCGTTATGGCCATGCTGGCCATCGGCGAGACCATCAAGGCCGAGTCCATGCGCCAGTACCAGGCCATGGGCACCGACATCCTCACCATCCGGCCCGAGGCCCAGCCTCGGCCGGGCGAGCCGTGGGGCGCCATGGCGGTGATCACCCCGGAGGACATGACCCGCCTGGCCCGCTACAGCCGCGCTATCCGGCGTTATTCGCTCATCGTGGAAACCAGCGCCACCCTGCGCGCCGGACGGGCCAAGCTGGAAAACGCCACGCTCAATGGGGTGCAGGCGGCCTACCGGCAAATCAAGCGGCTCAAGATGGCGAGGGGTCGCTTTATCAGCCCCCTGGACCAGGGGCGCCATCACCTCGTGCTGGGCAGCCAGGTGGCCCGGGACCTGGACCGGGCCGGGGCTCCACGCCCTCTGAGGGAGTTGACCATCAAGGGGCGCATCTACAAGGTCATCGGGGTGCTGGCCCCAGCCGATCTGGGCTATGACTCGGACACGGTGAACCGGGCCGCCTTTGCGCCAGTGGGGATGGCCCTGCGCATGGACGGCCAGACCGGGGCGGGCTCGGCCGTGGTGCAGGTGAAGCGGGGGACTGACCACGCCGCGGCCGGGGCCGAGCTCAACCGCCTGATGCAGGGCTTCACCCACGGCCGGGTGAGCCTGGAGGTGGAAAGCCCCAAGCAACTGTTGCAGCAGATGGCCGCCCAGATGCGCCTGTTGACCCTGCTCCTGGCCGCGGTGGGCTCCATCAGCCTGGTGGTGGGCGGGGTGGGCATCATGAACATGATGCTGGTGTCGGTGGCCGAGCGCCGCCGCGAAATCGGCATCCGCCGGGCCATGGGGGCCCAAAAGGGCTACATAACTTTTCAGTTCCTGGTGGAGAGCGTGATCCTCTCCGGGGCGGGCGGGATCATCGGCATCGCGGCCGGCCTGGGCGGGGCCTGGCTGGCGGCGGATATGCAGAAGTGGCAATTCCAAATGCCCCTGGACGCGGTGGGGCTGTGCCTGGGGGTGGCCTTGGGGGTGGGCCTGTTCTTCGGCTATTACCCGGCACGCAAGGCGGCGGGCATGCAGATAATCGACGCCCTGAAGACGGAATAG
- a CDS encoding ABC transporter ATP-binding protein translates to MVDLRGITRTFYLGEVAVDVLRGVDLSVDRGEFLAILGASGCGKSTLLNILGLLDVPTAGTYRLDGEVVSDLNDRRLSAVRNRKIGFVFQSFNLLPRLSAAENVEMPLIYRGAPAAECREAAMSLLESVGLADKAHHRPNQLSGGQQQRVAIARALVGSPVVLMADEPTGALDSKMGREIIELFLRLNDELKLTIVMITHDEHLSRQGSRRVWMADGGSLKDMPREDAA, encoded by the coding sequence ATTGTCGATCTGAGGGGCATCACCCGCACCTTTTACTTGGGCGAGGTGGCGGTGGACGTGCTGCGGGGGGTGGACCTGAGCGTGGACCGGGGCGAGTTCCTGGCCATCCTGGGGGCTTCGGGCTGCGGCAAGTCCACCCTGCTCAACATCCTGGGCCTGCTGGACGTGCCCACCGCGGGCACCTATCGCCTGGACGGCGAGGTGGTCTCCGACCTGAACGACCGCCGTTTGAGCGCGGTGCGCAACCGCAAAATCGGTTTCGTGTTTCAAAGCTTCAACCTGCTGCCCCGGCTCAGCGCGGCGGAAAACGTGGAAATGCCCCTGATCTACCGGGGCGCGCCCGCGGCCGAGTGCCGCGAGGCGGCCATGAGCCTGCTGGAGTCGGTGGGCCTGGCCGACAAGGCCCATCACCGGCCCAACCAGCTCTCCGGCGGGCAGCAGCAGCGGGTGGCTATCGCCCGGGCCCTGGTGGGCTCGCCGGTGGTGCTCATGGCCGATGAGCCCACCGGCGCCCTGGACTCCAAGATGGGCCGCGAGATCATCGAGCTGTTCCTGCGTCTGAACGACGAACTCAAGCTGACCATAGTAATGATCACCCACGACGAGCATCTCTCGCGCCAGGGCAGCCGGAGGGTGTGGATGGCCGACGGCGGCAGCCTCAAGGACATGCCCCGGGAGGACGCGGCGTGA
- the lnt gene encoding apolipoprotein N-acyltransferase gives MPFALNHTWRLILVTCAVGLFAASSPGTGLSWLTWVAMLPFALAMRGVRPLCGLAWGLAYGLGIWLVAIWWLEIGLMAWVNIPAWSARGLTLLACLYHALPYAAFGLVCGWMNRRGRALGPLRAALWLGVLVSLFPGLFDGSLAHHLFDQPLFIQMADLGGAPLLLFLVVLVNWLGAELLAGLLRRRWLWSRAVALALVVAVVAGYGALRLNQFRALAAAAAPDRFVSLTVLQPNVPVRGQGPEPVQAALEARALALAQAAPPGSVALWPEVPPALDCGRVPGGQALASFLPGLAAKAGRPVIAACMDYEPGPGGSWLFSEAQYNAAAFYGPEGGIRAVYRKRKLFPFAEYLPLEHRFPWLRDLFPGAEHYRPGGGVVLFDLGPGARAIPTLCYEVLFPGLIRQGRAAGGNLIINLSDDAWFGSSQAAARHLSLALLRSVEFRVPLVRATNSGLGAHVAASGEIMPGSLTPAFKAATLSRAMFIPGADLRPLYPLIAPWLPWLGLVLIAGDALLARRSRRGRAKGFDPAA, from the coding sequence GTGCCATTTGCCTTGAACCATACCTGGCGCCTGATCCTGGTGACCTGCGCGGTGGGCCTATTCGCTGCCAGCTCGCCGGGCACGGGCCTGTCTTGGTTGACCTGGGTGGCCATGCTTCCCTTTGCCCTGGCCATGCGAGGCGTGCGGCCCCTGTGCGGCCTGGCCTGGGGGCTGGCCTACGGCCTGGGCATCTGGCTGGTCGCCATCTGGTGGCTCGAGATCGGGCTCATGGCCTGGGTGAACATCCCGGCCTGGTCGGCCCGGGGGCTCACCCTCCTGGCCTGCCTGTACCACGCCCTGCCCTACGCGGCCTTCGGCCTGGTCTGCGGGTGGATGAACCGGCGCGGCCGCGCCTTGGGCCCGCTGCGCGCCGCCCTGTGGCTCGGCGTGCTGGTGAGCCTGTTCCCCGGCCTATTCGACGGCAGCCTGGCCCATCATCTCTTTGACCAGCCCCTGTTCATCCAGATGGCTGATCTGGGCGGCGCGCCCCTGCTGCTGTTCCTGGTGGTCCTGGTCAACTGGCTGGGGGCCGAGCTGCTGGCCGGGCTTCTGCGCCGCCGCTGGCTGTGGTCCCGGGCCGTGGCCCTGGCGCTGGTCGTGGCCGTGGTGGCGGGCTATGGCGCGTTGCGTCTGAACCAGTTCCGCGCGCTGGCCGCAGCTGCCGCGCCGGATCGTTTCGTCAGCCTCACCGTCCTGCAGCCCAATGTGCCGGTGCGGGGTCAGGGTCCGGAGCCCGTCCAGGCGGCCCTGGAGGCCCGGGCCTTGGCGCTCGCCCAGGCCGCGCCGCCGGGCAGCGTGGCTTTGTGGCCCGAGGTTCCCCCGGCCCTGGACTGCGGCCGGGTGCCGGGCGGCCAGGCGCTGGCCTCGTTCCTGCCCGGCCTGGCGGCGAAGGCCGGGCGTCCGGTCATCGCGGCGTGCATGGACTACGAGCCCGGGCCGGGCGGCTCCTGGCTTTTCAGCGAGGCCCAGTACAACGCGGCCGCGTTCTACGGGCCAGAGGGCGGCATCAGGGCGGTCTACCGCAAGCGCAAGCTCTTCCCCTTTGCCGAATACCTGCCCCTGGAGCATCGCTTTCCCTGGCTGCGTGATCTGTTCCCCGGCGCGGAGCACTACCGGCCCGGCGGCGGGGTGGTGCTGTTCGACCTGGGCCCCGGCGCGCGGGCCATACCCACCCTGTGCTACGAGGTGCTGTTCCCGGGCCTGATCCGCCAGGGCCGGGCCGCCGGGGGCAACCTGATAATCAACCTGAGCGACGACGCCTGGTTCGGCAGCAGCCAGGCGGCCGCCCGGCATCTGTCCCTGGCCCTTTTGCGCAGCGTGGAGTTCCGCGTGCCCTTGGTGCGGGCCACCAACTCGGGCCTGGGGGCGCACGTGGCGGCCAGCGGCGAGATAATGCCGGGCAGCCTCACGCCTGCATTCAAAGCCGCCACGCTCAGCCGTGCCATGTTCATCCCCGGCGCTGACCTGCGGCCCCTGTACCCGCTGATCGCGCCTTGGCTGCCCTGGCTCGGCCTGGTTCTGATCGCGGGGGACGCCCTGCTGGCCCGGCGGAGCCGGCGGGGGCGTGCAAAAGGATTTGACCCGGCGGCGTAA
- a CDS encoding PASTA domain-containing protein, translating into MAASYAQLRDITGRMGNFASSRDWDNHKGAMKAIQADRKKEALLTPQVLKHAAMFNRALGHARDLYLLAKQVKGRAGALKALYAQAARQARAACAANDKGRITAQQIKLQKTLAQAVVEQKALDAAMGQAQKANAWLRANWGRLRALGDKAQRAHELHERARKLELGYFSDEPYYYFEKQRERMNALFSELDRVLRQGAKQVGSNQNLVWSIYKSARRGTPPPGNLTPAQAEYARQCVAILTPLFTRLKKDPLLLKNSNKLEPTGSPDEAQHRSMLDERHTELLRLVHAWQQTQDVPKVFGDMAQAYAAVRQARGAALAAAKKADACYARAERKQKALLAKRCPEHAFAQWDPAGNRATCACNAAKGWVWNQDRSDCVPLSLCRKLWSALRKFSAEGNQKQAASSLAAINRHKCPGQAQLQAQRSVPNLVGMSTAQAAQALGRAGLKYKISSAGPATRPGQASKVATQNPAPGAALRAGSTVRLSAYGPPKQSQAQAAKKERCRKLALAYNQALSKSDRRAAYQAVGQAQGCSWQTKAQAFLRCHDLSRNYDSAFSQAQKSQNLGGLKSILTQARGCYWYDKGRSKALCLRAAIIFDRNIAARQTREAGKALAYARQNNCYWRQVGERIFAQAARQAPAQAVPPATRQQQAPPAQQARRLTPQEECRRMDAIALRACRNGATMDSLDAAFNPMARRWKQLGCKISPALDRCVDAVMEREIGGIFKGWRLSN; encoded by the coding sequence TTGGCCGCCAGCTATGCCCAGTTGCGCGACATCACCGGCCGCATGGGCAACTTTGCCTCCAGCCGGGATTGGGACAATCACAAGGGGGCCATGAAGGCTATCCAGGCGGACCGCAAGAAGGAGGCCCTGCTCACTCCCCAGGTGCTCAAGCATGCTGCAATGTTCAACCGGGCCCTTGGGCACGCCAGGGATCTGTACCTCCTGGCCAAACAGGTGAAAGGCCGGGCCGGGGCGCTGAAAGCCCTGTATGCCCAAGCCGCCCGCCAAGCCCGCGCCGCCTGCGCCGCAAATGACAAGGGCCGCATAACCGCCCAGCAGATCAAGCTGCAAAAGACCCTGGCTCAGGCCGTGGTGGAGCAAAAGGCGCTGGACGCGGCCATGGGGCAAGCCCAAAAGGCCAACGCCTGGTTGCGCGCCAATTGGGGCAGGCTACGGGCCCTGGGCGACAAGGCCCAACGGGCGCATGAGCTCCACGAACGGGCCCGCAAGCTGGAGTTGGGCTATTTCAGCGATGAACCTTACTACTATTTCGAAAAACAGCGCGAGCGGATGAATGCCCTTTTCAGCGAGTTGGACCGGGTGCTACGCCAAGGGGCCAAGCAAGTGGGGAGCAACCAAAACCTGGTGTGGAGCATATACAAGAGCGCCCGCCGGGGAACCCCGCCACCGGGAAACCTGACCCCCGCCCAGGCCGAGTACGCCCGCCAATGCGTGGCCATACTGACCCCGCTCTTCACCCGCCTGAAAAAAGATCCTCTGCTGTTAAAAAACAGTAATAAGCTGGAGCCCACCGGCAGTCCGGATGAGGCCCAACACCGCTCCATGCTCGACGAGCGCCACACCGAGCTGCTCCGGCTGGTGCACGCCTGGCAGCAGACGCAGGACGTGCCCAAAGTATTCGGCGACATGGCCCAGGCCTATGCCGCGGTGCGCCAGGCGCGGGGCGCGGCCCTGGCCGCCGCCAAAAAGGCGGACGCTTGCTATGCCCGGGCCGAGCGCAAGCAAAAGGCCCTGCTGGCCAAGCGCTGCCCGGAGCACGCTTTTGCCCAGTGGGACCCGGCGGGGAACCGGGCCACCTGCGCCTGCAACGCCGCAAAAGGATGGGTGTGGAACCAGGACCGCAGCGACTGCGTGCCCCTTTCCTTGTGCCGCAAGCTGTGGAGCGCCCTCCGCAAGTTCTCCGCCGAGGGCAACCAAAAGCAGGCCGCCTCCAGCCTGGCCGCCATCAACCGGCACAAGTGCCCCGGCCAGGCCCAATTGCAGGCCCAGCGGTCGGTGCCCAACCTGGTGGGCATGAGCACCGCGCAGGCGGCCCAGGCCCTGGGGCGAGCGGGGCTCAAGTACAAGATAAGCTCCGCCGGGCCCGCGACCAGGCCCGGGCAGGCGAGCAAGGTGGCCACCCAGAACCCCGCCCCCGGCGCGGCCCTCAGGGCGGGTAGCACGGTGCGCCTGAGCGCCTACGGCCCGCCCAAGCAGAGCCAGGCCCAGGCCGCCAAAAAGGAACGCTGCCGCAAGTTGGCGCTTGCCTACAACCAGGCCCTATCGAAAAGCGACCGCCGGGCCGCCTACCAGGCGGTAGGCCAGGCGCAAGGCTGCTCCTGGCAAACCAAGGCCCAGGCATTTTTGCGCTGCCATGATTTAAGCCGTAACTACGACTCTGCGTTCTCCCAGGCTCAGAAAAGCCAGAACCTGGGCGGGCTAAAAAGCATCCTGACCCAGGCCAGGGGATGCTACTGGTACGACAAAGGGCGCTCCAAGGCGCTGTGCCTGCGGGCGGCCATTATCTTTGACCGCAACATCGCCGCCCGCCAAACCCGGGAGGCCGGCAAGGCCCTGGCCTATGCCCGGCAAAACAACTGCTACTGGCGCCAGGTCGGAGAGCGCATTTTCGCCCAGGCCGCCCGCCAGGCCCCAGCTCAGGCCGTCCCCCCGGCCACCCGGCAACAGCAGGCCCCACCGGCCCAGCAGGCCAGGCGCCTGACCCCGCAGGAGGAGTGCCGCCGTATGGACGCCATCGCCCTGCGCGCGTGTCGAAACGGGGCGACCATGGACAGTTTGGACGCGGCCTTCAATCCCATGGCCAGACGCTGGAAGCAGTTGGGTTGCAAAATCTCTCCGGCCCTGGACCGGTGTGTCGACGCCGTGATGGAACGGGAGATCGGCGGGATTTTCAAGGGCTGGAGATTGTCGAACTAG